Proteins found in one Zea mays cultivar B73 chromosome 1, Zm-B73-REFERENCE-NAM-5.0, whole genome shotgun sequence genomic segment:
- the LOC100279237 gene encoding Transcription factor bHLH130: MYGSPVSKDLNLPAQPPPMASSGLLRYRSAPSAVLGGLCEDQLQLPAAAPSAADNVFSRFLPDHHIRDDKPSPAHFPSAADMASHHQQEQMMFHSQSQSQHQQETGRSGGGLYRTVSSGMEAGGTGVGAASSLIRQSSSPAGFLDHFGMDNGYGAMLRASMGMGFQDGGASDSLAGGGGGSGRLGGQLSFSSRQGSLMSQISEMDSQEDVVGASSPDAGGGGDAAYMPGYPMSSGGWDDSSSALLPDSLPATNKRPRDSLEHGGGLAHQFSLPKTSSSEVAAIEKFLQFQDAVPCKVRAKRGCATHPRSIAERVRRTKISERIRKLQELVPDMDKQTNTSDMLDLAVDYIKDLQKQVKALNESRASCTCPASKHQQRFSG; this comes from the exons ATGTACGGCTCGCCGGTGTCCAAGGACCTCAACCTCCCGGCGCAGCCGCCGCCGATGGCCTCGTCCGGGCTGCTACGCTACAGATCGGCGCCCAGCGCGGTGCTCGGCGGCCTCTGCGAGGACCAGCTCCAGCTCCCTGCCGCCGCTCCGAGCGCCGCCGACAACGTCTTCTCAAGGTTCCTGcccgaccaccacatccgggacgACAAGCCGTCGCCTGCCCACTTCCCGAGTGCGGCCGACATGGCCTCCCACCACCAGCAGGAGCAAATGATGTTCCACTCCCAGTCCCAGTCCCAGCACCAGCAGGAGACGGGTAGGTCCGGGGGCGGCCTCTACCGCACCGTCAGCTCTGGCATGGAAGCGGGCGGCACTGGCGTCGGCGCCGCCAGCAGCCTGATTCGGCAGAGCAGCTCCCCCGCCGGGTTCCTGGACCATTTCGGCATGGACAACG GGTACGGGGCGATGCTGAGGGCGAGCATGGGCATGGGGTTCCAGGACGGTGGTGCCAGTGACTCCctcgcgggcggcggcggcggtagcGGCAGGCTCGGGGGCCAGCTGAGCTTCTCGTCGCGGCAGGGGTCGCTCATGTCCCAGATCTCGGAGATGGACAGCCAGGAGGATGTCGTCGGAGCGAGCAGCCCCGACGCTGGCGGCGGCGGGGACGCCGCCTACATGCCGGGGTACCCGATGAGCTCCGGCGGGTGGGACGACTCGTCGTCGGCGCTCTTGCCGGACAGCCTGCCCGCGACGAATAAACGCCCGCGGGACTCGTTGGAGCACGGCGGCGGGCTGGCGCACCAGTTCAGCCTCCCCAAGACGTCGTCGTCGGAGGTGGCCGCCATCGAGAAGTTCCTCCAGTTCCAGGACGCCGTGCCCTGCAAGGTCCGCGCCAAGCGCGGGTGCGCCACGCACCCGCGCAGCATCGCCGAGCGG GTGAGGAGGACGAAGATCAGCGAGCGGATCAGGAAGCTGCAGGAGCTCGTGCCCGACATGGACAAG CAAACCAACACCTCCGACATGCTGGACTTGGCCGTCGACTACATCAAGGATCTCCAGAAGCAGGTCAAG GCGTTGAACGAGAGCCGCGCCAGCTGCACCTGCCCGGCGAGCAAGCACCAGCAGCGGTTCTCCGGCTGA
- the LOC100279237 gene encoding transcription factor bHLH130 isoform X1: MYGSPVSKDLNLPAQPPPMASSGLLRYRSAPSAVLGGLCEDQLQLPAAAPSAADNVFSRFLPDHHIRDDKPSPAHFPSAADMASHHQQEQMMFHSQSQSQHQQETGRSGGGLYRTVSSGMEAGGTGVGAASSLIRQSSSPAGFLDHFGMDNGYGAMLRASMGMGFQDGGASDSLAGGGGGSGRLGGQLSFSSRQGSLMSQISEMDSQEDVVGASSPDAGGGGDAAYMPGYPMSSGGWDDSSSALLPDSLPATNKRPRDSLEHGGGLAHQFSLPKTSSSEVAAIEKFLQFQDAVPCKVRAKRGCATHPRSIAERVRRTKISERIRKLQELVPDMDKQTNTSDMLDLAVDYIKDLQKQVKVTSSGGRRSAFLLQNPNCKVREPVTSKSRRLASSCPAG, from the exons ATGTACGGCTCGCCGGTGTCCAAGGACCTCAACCTCCCGGCGCAGCCGCCGCCGATGGCCTCGTCCGGGCTGCTACGCTACAGATCGGCGCCCAGCGCGGTGCTCGGCGGCCTCTGCGAGGACCAGCTCCAGCTCCCTGCCGCCGCTCCGAGCGCCGCCGACAACGTCTTCTCAAGGTTCCTGcccgaccaccacatccgggacgACAAGCCGTCGCCTGCCCACTTCCCGAGTGCGGCCGACATGGCCTCCCACCACCAGCAGGAGCAAATGATGTTCCACTCCCAGTCCCAGTCCCAGCACCAGCAGGAGACGGGTAGGTCCGGGGGCGGCCTCTACCGCACCGTCAGCTCTGGCATGGAAGCGGGCGGCACTGGCGTCGGCGCCGCCAGCAGCCTGATTCGGCAGAGCAGCTCCCCCGCCGGGTTCCTGGACCATTTCGGCATGGACAACG GGTACGGGGCGATGCTGAGGGCGAGCATGGGCATGGGGTTCCAGGACGGTGGTGCCAGTGACTCCctcgcgggcggcggcggcggtagcGGCAGGCTCGGGGGCCAGCTGAGCTTCTCGTCGCGGCAGGGGTCGCTCATGTCCCAGATCTCGGAGATGGACAGCCAGGAGGATGTCGTCGGAGCGAGCAGCCCCGACGCTGGCGGCGGCGGGGACGCCGCCTACATGCCGGGGTACCCGATGAGCTCCGGCGGGTGGGACGACTCGTCGTCGGCGCTCTTGCCGGACAGCCTGCCCGCGACGAATAAACGCCCGCGGGACTCGTTGGAGCACGGCGGCGGGCTGGCGCACCAGTTCAGCCTCCCCAAGACGTCGTCGTCGGAGGTGGCCGCCATCGAGAAGTTCCTCCAGTTCCAGGACGCCGTGCCCTGCAAGGTCCGCGCCAAGCGCGGGTGCGCCACGCACCCGCGCAGCATCGCCGAGCGG GTGAGGAGGACGAAGATCAGCGAGCGGATCAGGAAGCTGCAGGAGCTCGTGCCCGACATGGACAAG CAAACCAACACCTCCGACATGCTGGACTTGGCCGTCGACTACATCAAGGATCTCCAGAAGCAGGTCAAGGTAACGAGCTCCGGCGGCCGCCGGTCTGCTTTCCTCCTCCAGAACCCAAATTGCAAGGTCAGAGAGCCAGTGACGTCCAAATCACGGAGGCTGGCCTCATCTTGCCCCGCCGGCTGA